A single window of Gossypium hirsutum isolate 1008001.06 chromosome A10, Gossypium_hirsutum_v2.1, whole genome shotgun sequence DNA harbors:
- the LOC107897693 gene encoding DEAD-box ATP-dependent RNA helicase 58, chloroplastic isoform X3 produces the protein MIKITKVARMLAAARHMGPELEQKSYTVMALLDGGMLRRHKSWLKAEPPAIVVATIGSLSQLLEKQILKLDSLRVLVVDEVDFLFKSSKQLSSLRKLLTSYSSCNNRQTVFASASILQHRRFRHDCIQQKWTKGDVVHVHVNRIMPMPACLYHRFVICGRKAKHQVLLSLLQSDLPESGIIFVGEQSEKSKKSGQAPSTTAVIDFLRASYEGSLDILLLEEDMNFNSRAASLTDVRKGDGYLLVSTDIVARGIDLPETTHIYNFDLPKTAIDYLHRAGRTCRKPFSDKKYYVTNIILSEERFVLQRFENELMFHCEELTIETQG, from the exons ATGATCAAGATCACGAAAGTGGCTAGGATGTTGGCTGCTGCAAGACACATGGGTCCCGAACTAGAACAGAAGTCATATACTGTTATGGCGCTTTTAGATGGAGGAATGTTGAGGAGACATAAAAGTTGGCTCAAG GCAGAACCACCTGCTATTGTGGTAGCAACAATTGGAAGTTTGAGCCAGCTGCTTGAAAAGCAGATATTGAAGCTTGATTCTTTGCGAGTATTGGTGGTTGATGAG GttgattttttattcaaatcatcCAAACAACTTAGTTCTCTCCGGAAGCTTTTGACATCATATTCCTCGTGTAACAACCGTCAAACTGTTTTTGCCAGTGCATCCATTCTCCAGCATAGACGATTTAGACACGACTGCATTCAGCAGAAGTGGACAAAG GGAGATGTTGTTCATGTCCATGTCAATCGAATTATGCCAATGCCAGCATGCCTATATCATAGATTTGTG ATATGTGGTAgaaaagcgaaacatcaagtatTGTTATCTTTATTACAATCAGATCTGCCTGAGTCTGGTATTATTTTTGTTGGTGAGCAG TCTGAGAAGTCAAAAAAGTCTGGACAAGCTCCCTCAACAACTGCTGTAATTGATTTCTTGAGGGCTTCGTATGAAGGTTCTTTAGATATCCTTCTTTTGGAGGAAGACATGAATTTCAATTCACGTGCAGCTTCACTCACA GATGTGAGGAAAGGAGATGGCTATCTCCTTGTGTCTACAGATATTGTAGCTAGGGGGATTGATCTACCAGAAACTACTCACATATACAACTTCGACCTCCCAAAAACTGCTATCGATTATTTACATCGGGCTGGAAGAACGTGTAGAAAGCCTTTTTCAGATAAGAAATACTATGTTACCAATATTATATTGTCGGAAGAGCGTTTTGTTTTGCAAAGATTTGAAAACGAATTAATGTTTCACTGTGAAGAGCTTACAATAGAGACTCAAGGTTGA
- the LOC107897693 gene encoding DEAD-box ATP-dependent RNA helicase 58, chloroplastic isoform X4 has product MQITKVARMLAAARHMGPELEQKSYTVMALLDGGMLRRHKSWLKAEPPAIVVATIGSLSQLLEKQILKLDSLRVLVVDEVDFLFKSSKQLSSLRKLLTSYSSCNNRQTVFASASILQHRRFRHDCIQQKWTKGDVVHVHVNRIMPMPACLYHRFVICGRKAKHQVLLSLLQSDLPESGIIFVGEQSEKSKKSGQAPSTTAVIDFLRASYEGSLDILLLEEDMNFNSRAASLTDVRKGDGYLLVSTDIVARGIDLPETTHIYNFDLPKTAIDYLHRAGRTCRKPFSDKKYYVTNIILSEERFVLQRFENELMFHCEELTIETQG; this is encoded by the exons ATGCAA ATCACGAAAGTGGCTAGGATGTTGGCTGCTGCAAGACACATGGGTCCCGAACTAGAACAGAAGTCATATACTGTTATGGCGCTTTTAGATGGAGGAATGTTGAGGAGACATAAAAGTTGGCTCAAG GCAGAACCACCTGCTATTGTGGTAGCAACAATTGGAAGTTTGAGCCAGCTGCTTGAAAAGCAGATATTGAAGCTTGATTCTTTGCGAGTATTGGTGGTTGATGAG GttgattttttattcaaatcatcCAAACAACTTAGTTCTCTCCGGAAGCTTTTGACATCATATTCCTCGTGTAACAACCGTCAAACTGTTTTTGCCAGTGCATCCATTCTCCAGCATAGACGATTTAGACACGACTGCATTCAGCAGAAGTGGACAAAG GGAGATGTTGTTCATGTCCATGTCAATCGAATTATGCCAATGCCAGCATGCCTATATCATAGATTTGTG ATATGTGGTAgaaaagcgaaacatcaagtatTGTTATCTTTATTACAATCAGATCTGCCTGAGTCTGGTATTATTTTTGTTGGTGAGCAG TCTGAGAAGTCAAAAAAGTCTGGACAAGCTCCCTCAACAACTGCTGTAATTGATTTCTTGAGGGCTTCGTATGAAGGTTCTTTAGATATCCTTCTTTTGGAGGAAGACATGAATTTCAATTCACGTGCAGCTTCACTCACA GATGTGAGGAAAGGAGATGGCTATCTCCTTGTGTCTACAGATATTGTAGCTAGGGGGATTGATCTACCAGAAACTACTCACATATACAACTTCGACCTCCCAAAAACTGCTATCGATTATTTACATCGGGCTGGAAGAACGTGTAGAAAGCCTTTTTCAGATAAGAAATACTATGTTACCAATATTATATTGTCGGAAGAGCGTTTTGTTTTGCAAAGATTTGAAAACGAATTAATGTTTCACTGTGAAGAGCTTACAATAGAGACTCAAGGTTGA
- the LOC107897693 gene encoding DEAD-box ATP-dependent RNA helicase 58, chloroplastic isoform X2, whose product MASNSASQILAITKTAPYSKPMASRFLQSRRPYLNLCCLSQKFSNDNALFCLPNSKSFLLAKELEERNSNNHSPTLREICLDHVPGNVLRRLEEVGYLVPTDVQKEALPVLFSGNDCILHAQTGSGKTLTYLLLIYSQINPKKSAVQALIVVPTRELGMQAEPPAIVVATIGSLSQLLEKQILKLDSLRVLVVDEVDFLFKSSKQLSSLRKLLTSYSSCNNRQTVFASASILQHRRFRHDCIQQKWTKGDVVHVHVNRIMPMPACLYHRFVICGRKAKHQVLLSLLQSDLPESGIIFVGEQSEKSKKSGQAPSTTAVIDFLRASYEGSLDILLLEEDMNFNSRAASLTDVRKGDGYLLVSTDIVARGIDLPETTHIYNFDLPKTAIDYLHRAGRTCRKPFSDKKYYVTNIILSEERFVLQRFENELMFHCEELTIETQG is encoded by the exons ATGGCTTCAAATTCGGCCTCCCAGATTCTGGCTATAACCAAAACGGCACCGTACTCGAAACCAATGGCTTCTCGTTTCCTTCAATCACGAAGACCTTACCTCAATCTTTGTTGTTTATCCCAAAAATTCTCAAATGATAATGCTCTCTTCTGCTTGCCCAATTCTAAATCTTTTCTACTAGCTAAAGAGCTGGAGGAAAGGAATAGTAATAATCATTCTCCAACCCTTCGTGAAATTTGCCTGGATCATGTGCCGGGCAATGTGCTACGTAG ACTGGAAGAGGTTGGATATTTAGTGCCAACAGATGTACAGAAGGAAGCTTTGCCTGTTCTCTTCTCTGGAAACGATTGCATTCTTCATGCTCAG ACAGGTTCAGGGAAGACGCTGACTTACTTGTTGTTAATTTATTCTcaaataaatcctaaaaaatcGGCTGTTCAAGCTCTAATTGTGGTTCCCACCAGGGAACTTGGCATGCAA GCAGAACCACCTGCTATTGTGGTAGCAACAATTGGAAGTTTGAGCCAGCTGCTTGAAAAGCAGATATTGAAGCTTGATTCTTTGCGAGTATTGGTGGTTGATGAG GttgattttttattcaaatcatcCAAACAACTTAGTTCTCTCCGGAAGCTTTTGACATCATATTCCTCGTGTAACAACCGTCAAACTGTTTTTGCCAGTGCATCCATTCTCCAGCATAGACGATTTAGACACGACTGCATTCAGCAGAAGTGGACAAAG GGAGATGTTGTTCATGTCCATGTCAATCGAATTATGCCAATGCCAGCATGCCTATATCATAGATTTGTG ATATGTGGTAgaaaagcgaaacatcaagtatTGTTATCTTTATTACAATCAGATCTGCCTGAGTCTGGTATTATTTTTGTTGGTGAGCAG TCTGAGAAGTCAAAAAAGTCTGGACAAGCTCCCTCAACAACTGCTGTAATTGATTTCTTGAGGGCTTCGTATGAAGGTTCTTTAGATATCCTTCTTTTGGAGGAAGACATGAATTTCAATTCACGTGCAGCTTCACTCACA GATGTGAGGAAAGGAGATGGCTATCTCCTTGTGTCTACAGATATTGTAGCTAGGGGGATTGATCTACCAGAAACTACTCACATATACAACTTCGACCTCCCAAAAACTGCTATCGATTATTTACATCGGGCTGGAAGAACGTGTAGAAAGCCTTTTTCAGATAAGAAATACTATGTTACCAATATTATATTGTCGGAAGAGCGTTTTGTTTTGCAAAGATTTGAAAACGAATTAATGTTTCACTGTGAAGAGCTTACAATAGAGACTCAAGGTTGA
- the LOC107897693 gene encoding DEAD-box ATP-dependent RNA helicase 58, chloroplastic isoform X1 has protein sequence MASNSASQILAITKTAPYSKPMASRFLQSRRPYLNLCCLSQKFSNDNALFCLPNSKSFLLAKELEERNSNNHSPTLREICLDHVPGNVLRRLEEVGYLVPTDVQKEALPVLFSGNDCILHAQTGSGKTLTYLLLIYSQINPKKSAVQALIVVPTRELGMQITKVARMLAAARHMGPELEQKSYTVMALLDGGMLRRHKSWLKAEPPAIVVATIGSLSQLLEKQILKLDSLRVLVVDEVDFLFKSSKQLSSLRKLLTSYSSCNNRQTVFASASILQHRRFRHDCIQQKWTKGDVVHVHVNRIMPMPACLYHRFVICGRKAKHQVLLSLLQSDLPESGIIFVGEQSEKSKKSGQAPSTTAVIDFLRASYEGSLDILLLEEDMNFNSRAASLTDVRKGDGYLLVSTDIVARGIDLPETTHIYNFDLPKTAIDYLHRAGRTCRKPFSDKKYYVTNIILSEERFVLQRFENELMFHCEELTIETQG, from the exons ATGGCTTCAAATTCGGCCTCCCAGATTCTGGCTATAACCAAAACGGCACCGTACTCGAAACCAATGGCTTCTCGTTTCCTTCAATCACGAAGACCTTACCTCAATCTTTGTTGTTTATCCCAAAAATTCTCAAATGATAATGCTCTCTTCTGCTTGCCCAATTCTAAATCTTTTCTACTAGCTAAAGAGCTGGAGGAAAGGAATAGTAATAATCATTCTCCAACCCTTCGTGAAATTTGCCTGGATCATGTGCCGGGCAATGTGCTACGTAG ACTGGAAGAGGTTGGATATTTAGTGCCAACAGATGTACAGAAGGAAGCTTTGCCTGTTCTCTTCTCTGGAAACGATTGCATTCTTCATGCTCAG ACAGGTTCAGGGAAGACGCTGACTTACTTGTTGTTAATTTATTCTcaaataaatcctaaaaaatcGGCTGTTCAAGCTCTAATTGTGGTTCCCACCAGGGAACTTGGCATGCAA ATCACGAAAGTGGCTAGGATGTTGGCTGCTGCAAGACACATGGGTCCCGAACTAGAACAGAAGTCATATACTGTTATGGCGCTTTTAGATGGAGGAATGTTGAGGAGACATAAAAGTTGGCTCAAG GCAGAACCACCTGCTATTGTGGTAGCAACAATTGGAAGTTTGAGCCAGCTGCTTGAAAAGCAGATATTGAAGCTTGATTCTTTGCGAGTATTGGTGGTTGATGAG GttgattttttattcaaatcatcCAAACAACTTAGTTCTCTCCGGAAGCTTTTGACATCATATTCCTCGTGTAACAACCGTCAAACTGTTTTTGCCAGTGCATCCATTCTCCAGCATAGACGATTTAGACACGACTGCATTCAGCAGAAGTGGACAAAG GGAGATGTTGTTCATGTCCATGTCAATCGAATTATGCCAATGCCAGCATGCCTATATCATAGATTTGTG ATATGTGGTAgaaaagcgaaacatcaagtatTGTTATCTTTATTACAATCAGATCTGCCTGAGTCTGGTATTATTTTTGTTGGTGAGCAG TCTGAGAAGTCAAAAAAGTCTGGACAAGCTCCCTCAACAACTGCTGTAATTGATTTCTTGAGGGCTTCGTATGAAGGTTCTTTAGATATCCTTCTTTTGGAGGAAGACATGAATTTCAATTCACGTGCAGCTTCACTCACA GATGTGAGGAAAGGAGATGGCTATCTCCTTGTGTCTACAGATATTGTAGCTAGGGGGATTGATCTACCAGAAACTACTCACATATACAACTTCGACCTCCCAAAAACTGCTATCGATTATTTACATCGGGCTGGAAGAACGTGTAGAAAGCCTTTTTCAGATAAGAAATACTATGTTACCAATATTATATTGTCGGAAGAGCGTTTTGTTTTGCAAAGATTTGAAAACGAATTAATGTTTCACTGTGAAGAGCTTACAATAGAGACTCAAGGTTGA